A genomic stretch from Glaciecola nitratireducens FR1064 includes:
- the mads4 gene encoding methylation-associated defense system protein MAD4 codes for MRDIIFLVADGEMQATVEGFFENQAFDQRLQCTRFEFDTKQDLIKHPRKDAGVYQDGHNLLKSYIGTHQYAVVMVDFAFNDNLEMMDYEQFCENIKAKMLKAGWPEERFFIMAINPELEVLMWQNDTKRIESVFDFQGESGGLRAWLQERNLWDEGLIKPQDPKAAIDIVRGQCWGRKKTHSQIFKRIAKDVSFKGCEDESFNGLLQQIQVWYPRRYA; via the coding sequence ATGAGAGATATAATTTTTTTAGTTGCTGATGGCGAGATGCAGGCAACTGTGGAAGGTTTTTTTGAAAATCAAGCGTTTGATCAAAGGCTACAGTGCACTAGATTCGAATTTGATACCAAGCAAGATTTGATTAAGCACCCAAGAAAAGATGCTGGCGTTTATCAAGATGGTCATAACCTTTTGAAGAGTTACATAGGTACTCACCAATATGCTGTCGTCATGGTTGACTTTGCTTTTAATGATAATTTAGAAATGATGGATTACGAACAGTTTTGTGAAAATATAAAGGCAAAAATGCTAAAAGCTGGGTGGCCTGAAGAACGTTTTTTTATCATGGCAATCAATCCAGAATTAGAAGTACTTATGTGGCAAAACGATACCAAACGAATTGAATCAGTATTTGATTTCCAAGGCGAGAGTGGCGGACTGAGAGCTTGGTTGCAAGAGCGCAACTTATGGGATGAAGGCCTTATTAAACCGCAAGACCCAAAAGCTGCCATAGATATAGTAAGAGGACAATGCTGGGGACGCAAAAAAACGCATTCCCAAATATTTAAACGTATTGCAAAAGACGTGTCTTTTAAAGGTTGTGAAGATGAGTCTTTTAATGGCTTATTGCAACAAATACAAGTTTGGTATCCGAGGCGGTACGCATGA
- the mads5 gene encoding methylation-associated defense system restriction endonuclease subunit S MAD5, with product MKVKTLNSKWIHEANYRLDSNPYMTGAIEARVIIKAAQLVKHELVNVTKGGMKGLINPGRIKRIWAKSNEYGIDFLSSTDILKKNLSYISAISKKAVSENPKLIINYGDILITRAGSIGRMAFTRKDIDGFACTEDVLRVVADESKISNGYLYAYLRSKFGVPLIISSTYGAIIQHIEPHHLADLPVPRLSDLLELKVNNLILEASDLRTKANKIIEESKLKICELIGEIEHLTSTDVLNCNVISSFDLRSSKRLDVLYYAKEPLKIITKLKNNEFRLLKEVSSVVKPGMFKRIMSTKENNGIPFYTGSELFLTDLKPKYYVSKKTQHIEQCILQENWILLQAFGQRGGLIGRAMLTTPKLKNAAATDLQIQIKLPDKFDAGFILAFLDSKPGYSTVVRTPVGGSIPHINPRDIENLVVPWPSKAIRNVIGENVLIAWQSRDKAQELEEEAIKIVENSIEAAAPKH from the coding sequence ATGAAGGTTAAAACTTTAAATAGTAAATGGATACATGAAGCGAATTATAGGTTAGATAGTAATCCCTACATGACAGGGGCTATCGAAGCAAGGGTGATAATCAAGGCAGCACAACTGGTCAAGCATGAACTGGTAAACGTGACTAAAGGGGGGATGAAAGGGTTAATAAACCCAGGCCGTATAAAAAGGATTTGGGCGAAGTCTAACGAATATGGAATAGACTTCCTTTCAAGTACAGATATTTTAAAGAAAAATTTGAGCTATATAAGTGCCATATCTAAAAAAGCGGTATCCGAAAACCCCAAGTTAATAATAAATTATGGAGACATATTAATAACTAGGGCCGGAAGTATTGGACGAATGGCTTTTACTAGAAAAGATATTGATGGTTTTGCATGCACCGAAGACGTGCTCAGAGTCGTTGCTGACGAGAGTAAAATTTCAAATGGTTATCTATATGCTTACCTTAGAAGTAAATTCGGTGTTCCTCTAATAATCTCTTCGACATATGGGGCTATCATCCAACATATTGAACCTCATCATTTGGCGGATCTACCAGTACCGAGATTAAGTGACCTTTTGGAGCTAAAAGTTAATAATTTGATTTTAGAGGCATCAGATTTACGCACCAAAGCTAATAAAATAATAGAGGAATCTAAACTCAAAATTTGCGAATTAATTGGTGAGATTGAACATTTAACTAGCACAGATGTTCTAAACTGCAATGTGATATCTAGCTTCGATCTTAGATCATCAAAAAGATTAGATGTTTTGTACTACGCAAAAGAACCTCTAAAAATTATTACTAAATTAAAAAATAACGAATTTCGCTTATTGAAGGAAGTTTCTAGTGTAGTTAAGCCAGGGATGTTTAAAAGAATAATGAGTACAAAGGAAAATAATGGTATACCTTTTTACACAGGTAGCGAGTTATTTTTAACTGATTTAAAACCTAAATACTACGTTTCAAAGAAAACACAACATATTGAGCAATGTATACTGCAAGAAAACTGGATTCTCTTGCAAGCGTTTGGGCAACGAGGAGGGTTAATTGGTAGAGCAATGTTAACAACTCCAAAGCTTAAAAATGCAGCTGCAACAGATTTACAGATTCAAATAAAATTACCAGATAAATTTGATGCTGGATTTATACTGGCATTTTTAGATTCTAAACCAGGTTATTCAACAGTAGTAAGAACACCAGTAGGTGGTTCTATTCCCCACATAAATCCAAGAGACATCGAAAATTTAGTTGTACCTTGGCCTTCTAAAGCTATCAGGAATGTAATTGGTGAAAATGTTCTTATTGCATGGCAATCAAGGGATAAAGCACAGGAGTTAGAAGAGGAAGCAATAAAAATTGTAGAAAATTCAATAGAGGCAGCAGCGCCAAAACATTAA
- the mads7 gene encoding methylation-associated defense system protein MAD7, producing the protein MKLGKKDKAFRTNKVSYLDFKIVEMDRVLTHLFARLKHNGASSKLSAKGMTVGLFKEEFLDSRNEKHFKGFSQAPITVEKWIETHLVDLINRGKANEAVAAPRPLHGNTYLFRNPKNCRDYGASKQVYELLYHAKNGQAAITRLKQFFFAGVDSSTGQYDCQSQVDVETQALLRLSDQVKSDAPDHSDLQERFAPLNQQAADILADDIIKLMTYRQYIPRSVMVEYIKNLLAFHLALYQLKLFKLLPALAKSKGQNLEESERQKTAIFVDMTNGTNNKCHQMAEQSATLHYKRIPSFIKAYFGVKKLDEFAEYLSKKGKLSGSKSIKQMPVTELFKLLESPLERDRDQFFGQRNAGILDVSVSSANKSDEIPPELHAITQLGLPEFETYIEILLFVQGNAIRSGLVKNLDSFMLKNKPGALLEQTNGSYGGRRFCLDGRLLEVMLQLAVLSKGGDLGFHTKELRVDQLLTFLQTRYGIYIDSLPETDTFCDQSIDVNSALRENLVGFKRRLREIGFYRDLSDAYVTQTVTPRYQIDKNQNEKAQGSKA; encoded by the coding sequence ATGAAATTAGGAAAAAAAGATAAAGCTTTTCGTACGAATAAAGTGAGCTACCTCGATTTCAAAATCGTAGAAATGGATCGGGTTTTAACGCACTTGTTTGCACGGCTAAAGCATAACGGCGCATCTAGCAAATTGAGTGCTAAAGGCATGACTGTTGGTTTGTTTAAAGAAGAATTTTTAGACTCTCGAAACGAGAAACATTTTAAGGGTTTTTCTCAGGCACCAATCACAGTTGAAAAGTGGATAGAAACGCATTTAGTTGATCTTATTAATAGAGGTAAAGCAAACGAAGCGGTTGCTGCGCCTAGGCCGTTGCATGGCAATACTTATTTATTTAGGAATCCTAAGAACTGTCGTGACTATGGTGCTTCAAAGCAAGTGTATGAATTGCTGTACCACGCTAAAAATGGCCAAGCGGCTATCACTCGATTGAAACAGTTTTTCTTTGCTGGCGTAGATTCATCCACTGGTCAGTATGATTGTCAATCTCAGGTTGATGTTGAAACTCAAGCGTTATTGCGGTTGTCTGATCAGGTGAAATCTGATGCTCCCGACCATTCAGATTTACAAGAGAGGTTTGCTCCTCTTAATCAGCAAGCAGCAGATATTTTAGCTGATGATATCATTAAGTTGATGACTTACCGTCAGTATATTCCTCGCTCAGTAATGGTTGAATACATTAAAAATCTACTAGCGTTTCACTTAGCGTTATACCAGCTAAAACTATTTAAATTGTTGCCCGCTTTAGCAAAAAGTAAAGGGCAAAACCTAGAAGAAAGTGAAAGGCAAAAAACAGCGATATTTGTCGACATGACAAATGGTACTAATAACAAATGTCATCAAATGGCAGAGCAAAGTGCCACTTTGCACTACAAGCGCATCCCGTCATTTATTAAGGCCTATTTTGGTGTGAAGAAGCTTGACGAATTTGCCGAATACTTATCTAAGAAAGGCAAACTATCTGGTTCAAAGTCAATTAAACAAATGCCTGTTACGGAATTGTTTAAATTACTTGAATCTCCACTTGAGCGGGATAGAGACCAATTTTTTGGTCAACGTAATGCTGGCATCTTAGATGTTTCAGTTTCGTCGGCCAATAAGTCTGATGAGATCCCTCCAGAACTGCACGCTATCACTCAACTTGGATTACCAGAATTTGAAACATACATCGAAATTTTATTATTCGTTCAAGGAAATGCTATTCGTTCGGGACTAGTGAAGAACTTAGACAGTTTTATGTTGAAAAATAAGCCAGGTGCTTTATTAGAGCAAACCAATGGTTCGTATGGCGGTAGGCGGTTTTGCTTGGACGGCAGGTTATTAGAGGTAATGTTACAACTCGCTGTATTATCAAAGGGCGGTGATTTAGGGTTTCACACTAAAGAACTTAGAGTAGATCAGTTGTTGACCTTTTTGCAAACGCGATACGGTATTTATATTGATTCACTACCAGAAACTGACACCTTTTGTGATCAATCGATCGATGTGAATAGTGCTTTAAGAGAAAATTTGGTTGGATTTAAACGTAGATTAAGGGAGATTGGATTTTATCGAGATCTTTCAGATGCATATGTAACTCAAACTGTAACTCCTAGATATCAAATAGATAAAAATCAAAACGAAAAAGCACAAGGAAGTAAAGCATGA
- the mads6 gene encoding methylation-associated defense system protein kinase MAD6 — MAQVFAIGDAVNDEERKAIAWLKDKLPDDYFVIHSFEVEQFDQLFEVDICVVTPHAIYLVDVKGIHGQVEVEGTNWRTSHSSYRSPLPKLRGNAKSLSGLICKQNRANKALKNIYIDTAVLLTIDECKFIDPENRERGHVVLLKNSTRFFTDSQRIPDRFDRNVTKYIQIILTALGKAAKKRSHGERFGNWEVAETLTVNECFTEYRTFNITAGLKGGTVLAKAYNADPYLPEDERLKQKRLLENAYRAIAKMPPHSAIVGVKDFFVTEAQDKYILLTDDIPGDNLSAKLKDTSAMLTLDQKKRIVKDMLLALSHMCHHGVVHRNITPDHILIGLDGQPRLIDFDYARIGAENSTTIADEVQERISNRYKAPELWADNRSASCASDIYSLGLVIYELFSGNVAFDTVTEAIEKSCEFNTKLSQQKKDLPTGFDDWLQALCHKDASNRLTAEQALTNFKELWQPKTKIEADNKPAILPTLIRSEATSKSATAVNYKRLKSGYQLSNKYIVQQPLGKPGGFGVVYKVTDTFGDVSRAIKLILHDRESVLERLKQEYRTLLKLPEHPYVVKVYDADVLPNDGPPYIVFEYLEGLDVSELIQQRSLTAHEVWTMAKQVAEGLQHLHDHSIYHCDIKPQNLIWKDGKVRIIDFNVSVDAEDLSQGGGSRKYLPPDLNITETPQASDLVDRDLYALGITLYRAMTGEYPWAKTECPPPFEEARHPSEFTQSFNLTDDVSSILLKLIAPKRTDRFETAEQFLEALNKIQQLKKAQAPSEESTSQFHLPPLSDGSNPSKSAFHDYLLTLYSQSRHSNSGTRGLDDYAKLIYVDTSLDTELAPAVLAGQLRLVLITGNAGDGKTAFLQQLESLVEEQGVTVALNPQGNGSAFEINGHQYVTNYDGSQDEGDRDNELVLDEFFNAYQGNNFESWPHNQTRLIAINEGRLVDFLSKNADDFLALKSLVEESLKDGSVQNEVAVVNLNMRDVLAATDAQPKSIFERIIGKMTAAKVWQGCDYCALKDKCYVKHNVATFQDEQTGPKVIKRLSYLYKLTSLRNQLHITMRDLRSALSYMLVGEYSCAEIKEIYANGDSDKILNGYYFNAWCGAEGTQDRLLKLLRETDIAQGCNVRLDRGLDYLGLDAVDWLQFEQRSEHEIHLLENAHQALPSGTALSESKERYLSHRNVVGMLKRKAYFELRGENWRSLLPYRSAKLLVSFLEGEKSLEEAKTLAINAINRGEGLHNPMYFNGQLAMQVRKVNQGTIKSYRLFPSDVFSIEVKDSAMNSVYIEHSPHSLLLKYQDETGLHAELELDLDLFEMLQRLNHGYVPSAQAEQSFYLSLTVFKNVLASAPYQEVLLTTNGHHYEKIIRNDDGVLQLEHIATEASL, encoded by the coding sequence ATGGCACAGGTATTTGCAATTGGTGATGCGGTCAACGACGAAGAACGTAAAGCCATCGCATGGTTAAAGGACAAACTACCAGACGATTATTTTGTTATTCATAGTTTTGAAGTAGAACAATTTGATCAACTTTTTGAAGTGGATATCTGTGTTGTTACCCCTCATGCCATCTATTTAGTGGATGTAAAAGGCATCCATGGCCAAGTCGAAGTGGAAGGAACTAATTGGCGTACATCTCACTCTAGTTATCGTTCACCATTGCCTAAGCTGCGTGGCAACGCGAAGTCATTATCAGGCCTTATATGCAAACAAAACCGTGCTAATAAAGCGCTAAAAAATATCTATATTGATACTGCGGTTCTTCTTACTATCGACGAGTGTAAGTTTATTGACCCGGAAAATAGGGAGCGAGGTCATGTTGTTCTCCTTAAAAACAGTACCCGGTTTTTCACCGACAGCCAACGTATACCTGATCGCTTTGATCGCAATGTTACTAAGTATATTCAAATAATTCTGACAGCTCTCGGGAAGGCGGCAAAAAAGCGTAGTCATGGTGAGCGATTTGGTAACTGGGAAGTAGCTGAAACCTTGACGGTAAATGAATGTTTTACCGAATACCGGACTTTTAATATTACCGCTGGTCTCAAAGGCGGTACGGTTTTAGCAAAAGCGTATAATGCTGATCCTTACTTGCCTGAAGATGAACGATTAAAGCAAAAACGTTTACTCGAAAATGCTTATAGAGCCATCGCTAAAATGCCTCCTCACTCGGCCATTGTTGGCGTAAAGGACTTTTTTGTTACTGAGGCGCAAGACAAATACATATTACTGACCGACGATATTCCTGGTGATAACCTTAGTGCTAAGTTAAAAGATACTAGCGCTATGCTGACTCTTGATCAGAAAAAGCGCATTGTTAAAGACATGCTTTTGGCACTAAGTCACATGTGTCATCATGGTGTGGTTCATCGAAATATCACCCCTGATCATATTTTAATTGGTTTAGATGGGCAGCCACGCTTAATTGACTTTGACTATGCCCGCATTGGTGCTGAAAATTCCACTACCATTGCTGATGAAGTCCAAGAACGCATTTCGAATCGATATAAAGCTCCTGAGTTATGGGCAGACAATAGATCAGCAAGTTGTGCGTCAGATATTTATAGCCTTGGTTTAGTCATTTATGAGTTATTTAGCGGGAATGTTGCCTTTGATACAGTGACTGAAGCAATAGAAAAATCTTGCGAATTTAATACCAAGTTAAGTCAACAGAAAAAGGACTTACCCACGGGATTTGATGATTGGTTACAAGCTCTTTGTCATAAAGATGCATCAAATCGTTTAACCGCGGAACAGGCATTAACTAACTTTAAAGAACTGTGGCAACCTAAAACTAAAATTGAGGCCGATAATAAGCCGGCAATATTACCGACACTAATTAGATCCGAAGCAACAAGCAAATCCGCTACTGCTGTAAATTATAAACGACTTAAAAGTGGCTATCAGCTTTCAAACAAATATATTGTTCAGCAACCCCTTGGTAAGCCTGGTGGCTTTGGGGTTGTATATAAAGTAACGGATACCTTTGGTGATGTTTCTCGCGCTATCAAGCTGATTCTGCATGATCGCGAGTCAGTGTTAGAACGCTTAAAACAAGAGTACAGAACATTACTTAAGTTACCAGAACACCCTTACGTAGTTAAAGTATACGATGCGGATGTGTTACCCAATGACGGTCCTCCGTATATTGTTTTTGAATACTTAGAAGGGCTAGACGTTAGTGAGTTAATCCAACAGCGGTCTCTTACTGCTCATGAAGTCTGGACAATGGCAAAGCAAGTGGCTGAGGGGCTTCAACATTTGCATGACCACAGTATTTATCATTGTGATATCAAACCTCAAAACTTGATTTGGAAAGATGGAAAAGTACGCATCATAGATTTTAATGTCTCTGTTGATGCTGAAGACCTCAGCCAAGGAGGAGGGTCAAGAAAGTATCTGCCACCTGATTTAAATATTACAGAAACACCACAGGCTTCTGATTTAGTAGATAGAGATCTTTATGCGTTAGGTATTACTCTATATCGAGCCATGACAGGTGAATATCCATGGGCAAAAACTGAATGCCCACCGCCTTTTGAGGAGGCGCGTCACCCCAGCGAATTTACTCAAAGTTTTAATTTGACTGACGATGTATCATCGATTCTATTGAAGCTTATAGCTCCAAAACGTACAGATCGATTTGAAACAGCAGAGCAGTTTCTTGAAGCCTTAAATAAGATACAACAACTTAAGAAGGCGCAAGCACCATCAGAGGAAAGTACCTCTCAGTTTCATTTGCCACCGCTTTCTGATGGTTCAAATCCTAGCAAGTCCGCTTTTCATGATTACTTACTTACGCTATATAGCCAAAGCAGGCATTCAAACAGCGGTACCCGTGGGCTAGATGATTACGCCAAATTAATTTATGTCGATACTTCATTAGATACTGAACTTGCGCCGGCTGTATTAGCAGGTCAACTGCGTTTAGTATTAATTACTGGTAACGCTGGCGATGGTAAAACGGCCTTTCTTCAGCAACTCGAGTCGCTTGTTGAGGAGCAAGGTGTAACAGTTGCTCTGAATCCTCAAGGTAATGGTAGTGCTTTTGAAATTAATGGGCATCAATATGTCACCAATTACGATGGCAGCCAAGACGAGGGGGATAGAGATAATGAGTTAGTACTTGATGAATTTTTTAATGCTTATCAGGGAAATAATTTTGAATCCTGGCCGCACAATCAAACAAGACTTATTGCTATAAACGAAGGTCGTTTGGTTGACTTTTTAAGCAAAAATGCGGATGACTTCCTTGCGCTTAAGAGTTTGGTTGAAGAAAGTTTAAAAGATGGCTCAGTACAAAATGAAGTTGCTGTTGTAAACCTTAATATGCGCGACGTATTGGCTGCGACTGACGCTCAACCCAAGTCAATTTTTGAACGAATTATAGGCAAAATGACTGCTGCCAAAGTATGGCAAGGTTGTGATTACTGTGCATTAAAAGACAAATGCTATGTAAAACACAATGTAGCAACTTTCCAAGATGAGCAGACAGGTCCAAAGGTCATTAAACGTTTGAGCTATTTATACAAGTTAACTAGCCTTCGAAACCAATTGCATATTACGATGCGAGATTTACGTTCAGCATTAAGTTATATGCTAGTAGGTGAATACTCATGTGCTGAAATAAAAGAAATCTATGCCAATGGTGACTCAGACAAAATCCTAAATGGTTATTACTTCAATGCTTGGTGTGGTGCCGAAGGGACTCAAGATAGATTGCTTAAATTATTACGCGAGACCGACATAGCACAAGGCTGTAATGTTCGTTTAGACCGAGGCTTAGATTATTTAGGGCTTGACGCTGTAGATTGGCTTCAATTTGAACAAAGAAGTGAACATGAAATTCACTTACTTGAAAATGCCCATCAAGCTTTGCCTAGTGGCACTGCTTTAAGTGAAAGCAAAGAAAGATACTTATCTCACCGAAATGTTGTGGGCATGCTGAAACGAAAAGCTTATTTTGAGCTACGTGGAGAAAACTGGCGCTCTTTACTGCCATATAGGTCTGCTAAGTTATTGGTTAGTTTCTTAGAGGGTGAAAAGTCATTAGAAGAAGCTAAGACCCTAGCGATAAACGCGATCAACCGTGGTGAGGGGCTCCACAACCCAATGTATTTTAATGGTCAACTTGCTATGCAGGTGCGCAAAGTTAACCAAGGGACGATTAAAAGTTATCGTTTGTTCCCTTCAGATGTTTTTTCTATTGAAGTTAAAGATTCAGCAATGAACTCGGTTTATATCGAACATAGCCCGCATTCATTATTACTTAAATACCAAGATGAAACTGGATTGCACGCTGAATTGGAGTTAGATCTTGATTTATTTGAAATGTTGCAGCGCCTAAATCATGGTTATGTACCCTCAGCTCAAGCCGAGCAAAGTTTCTATTTAAGCTTAACGGTATTCAAAAATGTTCTCGCTTCCGCACCATATCAAGAGGTCCTATTGACAACGAACGGCCACCATTACGAAAAGATTATTCGTAATGACGACGGTGTTTTGCAGTTAGAGCACATAGCCACGGAGGCATCGTTATGA